The following are from one region of the Staphylococcus schleiferi genome:
- a CDS encoding YnfA family protein — translation MSFVYSTVIFIIAGLCEIGGGYLIWLWLRAERPFMFGFTGGVVLILYGVIATFQTFPTFGRVYAAYGGVFIVMSLLWSYWIDKEPPDKFDLIGGAICIIGVLIMVLPTRG, via the coding sequence GTGAGTTTTGTGTATTCCACAGTGATTTTTATCATAGCAGGATTATGTGAAATCGGTGGCGGTTATCTCATATGGCTATGGCTACGCGCAGAGCGACCATTCATGTTTGGATTCACCGGTGGTGTCGTACTCATTTTATATGGTGTGATTGCGACATTTCAAACCTTTCCAACTTTTGGACGTGTATATGCAGCGTATGGGGGTGTCTTTATCGTTATGAGCCTTTTATGGTCATATTGGATTGATAAAGAACCGCCGGACAAGTTTGATTTGATTGGTGGTGCCATCTGTATCATAGGGGTGCTCATAATGGTATTACCAACTAGGGGATAA
- a CDS encoding helix-turn-helix transcriptional regulator, whose translation MRNRLKELRARDGYNQTQLAEKAGISRQTVSLIERNDFMPSILTAVKIARIFNEPVEQVFIFEAKDFNT comes from the coding sequence ATGCGCAATCGTTTGAAAGAATTACGTGCAAGAGACGGCTATAATCAGACACAATTAGCCGAAAAGGCGGGTATCTCTCGTCAAACCGTGTCATTAATAGAGCGCAATGATTTTATGCCCTCTATTTTGACAGCGGTAAAGATTGCGCGTATTTTCAATGAGCCTGTTGAACAGGTCTTTATCTTTGAAGCCAAAGACTTCAATACCTAG
- a CDS encoding MOSC domain-containing protein — MKYQIHAISTGKIESLQYRNDRPMKSALNKKPIQDKVWLSQTGLITDEQEYKDHGGPDKALCLYSYSHYDMWKEVIQPLPDYALFGENLTVHHVDETTLFFGDQYQLGEARIEVSEIREPCWKIQSKYGYPHLVKDMTSSGKTGCYFRVLQEGYVSPNDDLQLIKSAPEATRLSVQELNDIYYNDRRNKDRLAYAIQNPFLTQKRRQKLEKMLARL, encoded by the coding sequence ATGAAATATCAAATCCATGCCATCTCAACGGGAAAAATAGAATCTTTACAATATCGAAACGATCGACCTATGAAAAGTGCACTTAACAAAAAGCCTATTCAAGATAAGGTATGGCTATCTCAAACAGGTTTAATCACAGACGAACAAGAATATAAAGACCATGGCGGACCTGATAAAGCACTCTGTTTATACAGTTATTCTCATTATGATATGTGGAAAGAGGTTATTCAGCCCTTACCTGATTATGCTTTATTTGGCGAAAATCTTACTGTACATCATGTAGATGAGACGACATTATTTTTTGGTGATCAATACCAACTTGGAGAAGCACGTATCGAAGTCTCTGAAATACGTGAACCTTGTTGGAAAATCCAAAGTAAATATGGTTATCCTCACCTTGTTAAAGATATGACGTCTTCTGGAAAAACAGGCTGTTACTTCCGCGTCTTACAAGAAGGCTATGTTTCTCCAAATGATGACTTGCAACTTATAAAAAGTGCGCCTGAAGCAACAAGACTTTCTGTTCAAGAACTCAATGATATTTATTATAACGATAGAAGAAATAAAGACCGCCTCGCATATGCGATTCAAAATCCATTTCTTACACAAAAGCGCAGACAAAAACTTGAAAAAATGCTTGCACGCCTCTAG
- a CDS encoding ribose 5-phosphate isomerase A → MGIKQLKQMTLDEATSRIEDGMTVGIGTGSTIELLVPKIAQLIHEKGYQIKGVCTSERTALQAKSLDIPIVDVNDVTHIDIAIDGADEIDPNLNLIKGGGGALFREKVIDTFAERFIVIADQTKLVDYLGQTFKLPVEVDAFNWRQLIRTIEQAFDVKVIRRMIGDIPFITDNGNYILDCTLNQSIDPYVFHEYLIHLVGILETGYFLDTVEEAIVGTDEGLKVIHHSEQIKK, encoded by the coding sequence ATGGGCATTAAGCAACTAAAACAAATGACACTAGATGAAGCGACAAGTCGTATTGAAGATGGCATGACGGTGGGCATTGGAACAGGAAGTACAATCGAATTACTCGTTCCGAAAATTGCGCAACTCATCCATGAAAAGGGGTATCAAATTAAAGGCGTATGTACTTCAGAACGTACAGCACTACAAGCGAAGTCATTAGATATTCCAATTGTTGATGTGAATGATGTGACGCATATCGATATCGCGATAGATGGTGCAGATGAAATTGATCCGAACTTGAACTTAATTAAAGGCGGCGGTGGGGCGCTGTTTCGAGAAAAGGTCATCGATACTTTTGCGGAACGATTTATCGTTATTGCGGATCAAACAAAGTTAGTTGATTATTTAGGACAAACGTTTAAGCTCCCTGTTGAAGTGGATGCTTTCAACTGGCGTCAGTTGATTCGTACCATTGAACAAGCATTTGACGTTAAAGTGATACGACGAATGATTGGTGATATTCCCTTTATTACAGATAATGGGAACTATATTTTAGATTGTACGCTAAATCAAAGCATTGATCCGTATGTATTTCATGAATACTTAATTCACCTTGTTGGCATATTAGAAACAGGCTATTTCTTAGACACTGTTGAAGAAGCCATCGTTGGAACAGATGAAGGCTTAAAAGTGATTCATCACTCCGAACAAATAAAAAAGTAG